The following coding sequences lie in one Variovorax terrae genomic window:
- a CDS encoding 3-hydroxybenzoate 6-monooxygenase, protein MTQALPFLVAGGGIGGLAAAYVLAQDGHPVTVLEQSTAFGEIGAGIQLGPNIFRMFDYLGLTDAINRVAYFPPGLGMSDVRTGEKVVRVPLGDVARAAYGFPYGLIYRADLHQVFLEACQALPQITLRTSAKVESFEQTVGGVRARLAEGGVVEGAALIGADGLWSRIREAVVGDGKPRVSGHIAYRAVLKKEDVPAHLWNDDVLLWGGEKTHLVHYPLRRGELFNLVAVFHSNKYDEGWNTFGDTAELNQRFADAVPQVKELLGKIETWKMWVLCDREPVKNWTDRRVTLLGDAAHPMLQYLAQGAGQAIEDAVVLREALRFTQGDVLQAFQRYQQARYLRTGRVQLTARFYGDIYHAAGVQRELRNQMFQSGAESAGFAGLQWMYKGIDPQNLFTR, encoded by the coding sequence ATGACACAGGCGCTCCCCTTCCTGGTCGCCGGCGGCGGCATCGGCGGCCTGGCCGCGGCCTATGTGCTGGCGCAGGACGGCCACCCCGTGACCGTGCTGGAGCAGTCTACGGCCTTCGGCGAAATCGGCGCCGGCATCCAGCTCGGGCCCAACATCTTCCGCATGTTCGACTACCTGGGCCTCACCGACGCCATCAACCGCGTGGCCTACTTCCCGCCCGGCCTCGGCATGAGCGACGTGCGCACTGGCGAGAAGGTGGTGCGCGTGCCGCTGGGCGACGTGGCCCGCGCGGCCTACGGCTTCCCCTATGGCCTGATCTACCGGGCCGACCTGCACCAGGTGTTTCTCGAAGCCTGCCAGGCGCTGCCCCAGATCACGCTGCGCACCAGCGCCAAGGTCGAGTCCTTCGAGCAGACGGTGGGCGGCGTGCGCGCGCGCCTGGCCGAGGGCGGCGTGGTCGAGGGCGCGGCCCTGATCGGCGCCGACGGCCTGTGGAGCCGCATCCGCGAGGCCGTGGTGGGCGATGGCAAGCCGCGCGTCTCGGGCCACATCGCCTACCGCGCGGTGCTCAAGAAGGAAGACGTGCCGGCCCACCTGTGGAACGACGACGTGCTGCTGTGGGGCGGCGAGAAGACGCACCTGGTGCACTACCCGCTGCGCCGCGGCGAGCTGTTCAACCTGGTGGCCGTGTTCCACAGCAACAAGTACGACGAGGGCTGGAACACCTTCGGCGACACGGCCGAGCTCAACCAGCGCTTCGCCGACGCCGTGCCCCAGGTCAAGGAGCTGCTGGGCAAGATCGAGACCTGGAAGATGTGGGTGCTGTGCGACCGCGAGCCGGTCAAGAACTGGACCGACCGCCGCGTCACGCTGCTGGGCGACGCCGCCCACCCGATGCTGCAGTACCTGGCGCAGGGCGCCGGCCAGGCGATCGAGGACGCCGTGGTGCTGCGCGAGGCGCTGCGCTTCACGCAGGGCGACGTGCTGCAGGCGTTCCAGCGCTACCAGCAGGCGCGCTACCTGCGCACCGGGCGCGTGCAGCTCACGGCGCGCTTCTACGGCGACATCTATCATGCAGCCGGTGTGCAGCGCGAACTGCGCAACCAGATGTTCCAGTCCGGCGCCGAATCCGCGGGCTTCGCCGGGCTGCAGTGGATGTACAAGGGCATCGACCCCCAGAACCTGTTTACCCGTTGA
- a CDS encoding FAD-dependent oxidoreductase yields MQRTLTEPSRQTPVLGEYDVVVLGGGPAGIAAAVAAARTGHATLLVERYGFLGGMGTAAGVTNFCGLHANVHGEIRQVVHGVAADLLARIDHHGGLNAPHTVFGKTSAQAYDTAAYKIAADELLLSAGVKILFHALAAGVVMAAPGRVQALLVETKSGRGAVLGRSFIDASGDGDLAAWAGAPYELGDGQGNMLYPSTMFRLNGIDPQRAGHDWGLIPRLMLDAEAAGRYQFPRKTPIVRPQKNPIEWRVNLTQLANAQGNAMNGVDAQELSDAEILGRRQIASVAGFLKEVPGFEQSYIVDIAPQVGIRETRRVLGQYLLTEPDVLGCASFDDTIGVNGWPLELHQKGDVEFRWPQIPESRGFNHLPYRMIVPLAGAEPPQAGDAPSGGSAKRVGAPVTLDNVWVAGRCASMTHEAQSAARVTGACFVMGQAAGTAAGLALASGQAAADVNIAALQQRLTAEGAYLGQTW; encoded by the coding sequence ATGCAAAGAACCCTGACCGAACCCAGCCGCCAGACGCCCGTCCTCGGCGAGTACGACGTGGTGGTGCTCGGCGGCGGCCCGGCCGGCATCGCCGCCGCCGTGGCGGCCGCGCGCACCGGGCACGCCACCCTGCTGGTCGAACGCTATGGCTTTCTCGGCGGCATGGGCACGGCCGCCGGCGTGACCAACTTCTGCGGCCTGCATGCCAACGTGCACGGCGAGATCCGCCAGGTGGTGCACGGCGTGGCCGCCGACCTGCTGGCGCGCATCGACCACCATGGCGGCCTCAATGCGCCGCACACGGTGTTCGGCAAGACCTCGGCCCAGGCCTACGACACGGCAGCCTACAAGATCGCGGCGGACGAGCTGCTGCTGTCCGCAGGCGTCAAGATCCTGTTCCACGCGCTCGCCGCTGGCGTGGTGATGGCGGCGCCGGGCCGGGTGCAGGCCCTGCTGGTGGAAACCAAGTCCGGGCGCGGCGCCGTGCTCGGCCGCAGCTTCATCGACGCCTCGGGCGACGGCGACCTCGCCGCCTGGGCCGGCGCGCCCTATGAGCTGGGCGACGGCCAGGGCAACATGCTCTACCCCTCGACCATGTTCCGCCTGAATGGCATCGACCCGCAGCGCGCGGGCCACGACTGGGGCCTGATCCCGCGCCTGATGCTGGACGCCGAGGCCGCCGGGCGCTACCAGTTCCCGCGCAAGACGCCGATCGTGCGGCCGCAGAAGAACCCGATCGAGTGGCGCGTCAACCTCACGCAACTTGCCAACGCCCAGGGCAATGCGATGAACGGCGTGGACGCCCAGGAGCTCAGCGATGCGGAGATCCTGGGACGCCGGCAGATTGCCAGCGTAGCCGGCTTCCTGAAAGAGGTGCCGGGCTTCGAGCAGTCCTACATCGTGGACATCGCGCCGCAGGTCGGCATCCGCGAAACCCGCCGCGTGCTGGGCCAGTACCTGCTGACCGAGCCCGATGTGCTGGGCTGCGCGAGTTTCGACGACACCATCGGCGTCAACGGCTGGCCGCTGGAGCTGCACCAGAAAGGCGACGTCGAGTTTCGCTGGCCGCAGATTCCCGAAAGCCGCGGCTTCAACCACCTGCCCTACCGCATGATCGTGCCGCTCGCCGGCGCCGAGCCGCCTCAAGCCGGCGACGCCCCCTCTGGGGGCAGCGCGAAGCGCGTGGGGGCTCCTGTGACACTGGACAACGTCTGGGTGGCCGGGCGCTGCGCCTCGATGACGCACGAGGCGCAATCCGCCGCGCGCGTGACGGGCGCCTGCTTCGTGATGGGGCAAGCGGCTGGCACGGCGGCGGGCCTGGCGCTGGCCTCGGGCCAGGCGGCAGCGGACGTAAACATCGCCGCGCTGCAGCAGCGGCTCACGGCCGAGGGTGCCTACCTCGGCCAGACCTGGTAG
- the gtdA gene encoding gentisate 1,2-dioxygenase, whose protein sequence is MNAPQSATALASAEQRQQLYRDMSPLHLTPLWEVLHALVPPRPASPCVPALWKYEQVRPFLMRAGEAITAEEAVRRVLILENPALRGQSAITQSLYAGLQLILPGEVAPSHRHTQSALRFIVEGTGAYTAVDGERTTMRPGDFIITPSWTWHDHGSDASEPVVWLDGLDIPMIRFFDAGFAQNDAQASQAVSKREGTSFARYGHNMAPVRHDAPFGTTSPIFSYPYERSREALHTLERDAPVDDWDGVKLRYLNPLTGGSPMPTMATFMQRLPAGFSGKPYRQTDGAVFSVVEGEGTVEVEHAGERTTFSFGPRDHFVIPSWHTSRFASGRGCVLFSYSDRPVHQALGIHQEERIT, encoded by the coding sequence ATGAACGCACCGCAATCCGCTACGGCCCTGGCCAGCGCTGAACAACGCCAGCAGCTGTACCGCGACATGTCGCCGCTCCACCTGACGCCGCTGTGGGAGGTTTTGCATGCCCTGGTACCGCCCAGGCCCGCGTCCCCCTGCGTTCCTGCGCTATGGAAATATGAGCAGGTCCGGCCCTTCCTGATGCGCGCGGGCGAGGCCATCACGGCCGAGGAGGCGGTGCGCCGCGTGCTGATCCTCGAGAACCCGGCGCTGCGCGGGCAATCGGCCATCACCCAGTCGCTCTATGCCGGCCTGCAGCTGATCCTGCCCGGCGAAGTGGCGCCCAGCCATCGCCACACCCAGAGCGCGCTGCGCTTCATCGTCGAAGGCACGGGCGCCTACACGGCGGTGGACGGCGAGCGCACCACCATGCGGCCGGGCGACTTCATCATCACCCCGAGCTGGACCTGGCACGACCACGGCTCGGACGCCAGCGAGCCGGTGGTCTGGCTGGACGGGCTGGACATTCCGATGATCCGCTTCTTCGATGCCGGCTTCGCCCAGAACGATGCCCAGGCCTCGCAGGCCGTGTCGAAGCGCGAAGGCACGAGCTTTGCGCGCTATGGCCACAACATGGCGCCGGTGCGGCACGACGCGCCCTTCGGCACCACCTCGCCGATCTTCAGCTACCCCTACGAACGCAGCCGCGAGGCGCTGCACACCCTGGAGCGCGACGCGCCGGTCGACGACTGGGACGGCGTCAAGCTGCGCTACCTCAACCCGCTCACGGGCGGCTCGCCGATGCCGACCATGGCCACCTTCATGCAGCGGCTGCCGGCCGGCTTCAGCGGCAAGCCCTACCGCCAGACCGATGGCGCGGTGTTCAGCGTGGTGGAGGGCGAGGGCACGGTCGAGGTCGAGCACGCCGGCGAACGGACCACGTTCTCGTTCGGGCCGCGCGACCATTTCGTGATTCCCTCATGGCACACTTCGCGCTTCGCCTCCGGGCGCGGCTGCGTGCTGTTCAGCTACTCCGACCGCCCGGTGCATCAGGCCCTGGGCATTCACCAAGAAGAAAGGATCACATGA
- a CDS encoding fumarylacetoacetate hydrolase family protein, whose amino-acid sequence MSYVFNPPATVSVPVTGSAARFPVHRIYCVGRNYEEHAKEMGFTGREPPFFFMKPADALVVVDAGQTGDLPYPSLTKNFHHEIELVVAIGTGGRNIKAADAHKHIFGYAVGLDMTRRDLQNDMKKQGRPWCIGKGFDHSAPIGPITPVAQAGDVANAEIYVQVNGQDRQRSNVSKLIWNIGETIEHLSAAWDLQPGDLIYSGTPEGVAAVVQGDTLAGGVAGLGTLTIKVV is encoded by the coding sequence ATGAGCTACGTTTTCAATCCCCCCGCCACGGTGTCCGTGCCCGTCACCGGCAGCGCTGCGCGCTTTCCGGTGCACCGCATCTACTGCGTGGGCCGCAACTACGAGGAACACGCCAAGGAGATGGGCTTCACCGGCCGCGAGCCGCCCTTCTTCTTCATGAAGCCGGCCGACGCGCTGGTGGTGGTGGATGCCGGCCAGACCGGTGATCTGCCCTACCCCAGCCTCACCAAGAATTTCCACCACGAAATCGAGCTCGTGGTGGCCATCGGCACCGGCGGCAGGAACATCAAGGCCGCGGATGCCCACAAGCACATCTTCGGCTATGCCGTGGGCCTGGACATGACGCGCCGCGACCTGCAGAACGACATGAAGAAGCAGGGCCGGCCCTGGTGCATCGGCAAGGGATTCGACCATTCCGCGCCGATCGGCCCGATCACGCCCGTGGCGCAGGCCGGCGACGTGGCGAATGCCGAGATCTATGTGCAGGTCAACGGCCAGGACCGCCAGCGCAGCAACGTGTCCAAGCTGATCTGGAACATCGGCGAGACCATCGAGCACCTGTCGGCCGCCTGGGACCTGCAGCCCGGCGACCTGATCTATTCGGGCACGCCCGAAGGCGTGGCCGCCGTGGTGCAGGGCGACACCCTGGCCGGCGGCGTGGCGGGCCTGGGGACGCTGACGATCAAGGTCGTCTGA
- a CDS encoding TRAP transporter small permease encodes MKLLENLAKLCAILAGVLLTIITFMTCASLIGRNTTGATLVGDFELTGVATGAAIALFMPWCQVRRGNIIVDFFTARASERTNAWLDKFGALLLALTFALLSWRTTLGGLNAYNTQSGTMMLGFPEWIIYLSMVPAFTLTAVIALSQTLFGFGDAGEDA; translated from the coding sequence TTGAAATTGCTGGAAAACCTGGCCAAGCTGTGCGCCATTCTCGCCGGCGTGCTGCTGACGATCATCACCTTCATGACCTGCGCGAGCCTGATCGGCCGCAACACCACGGGCGCCACCCTGGTGGGGGATTTCGAACTCACCGGCGTCGCCACCGGCGCGGCCATCGCGCTGTTCATGCCCTGGTGCCAGGTGCGGCGCGGCAACATCATCGTGGACTTCTTCACCGCCCGGGCCAGCGAGCGCACCAACGCCTGGCTCGACAAATTCGGGGCGCTGCTGCTGGCCCTCACCTTCGCGCTGCTGTCATGGCGCACCACGCTGGGCGGGCTGAACGCCTACAACACGCAGTCGGGCACGATGATGCTGGGCTTTCCCGAGTGGATCATCTACCTGTCCATGGTGCCGGCGTTCACGCTGACGGCGGTCATCGCCCTGTCGCAGACCCTGTTCGGCTTCGGTGATGCCGGGGAGGATGCATGA
- a CDS encoding TRAP transporter large permease, giving the protein MSALTLTLLIFGLMLAFMAIRVPISIAMFVAGAAGYVVQTGWAPFANFLNNQAFARFASYDLSVIPLFILMGHFATQGGISKALFEFAAGVMGRFKGGLAMAAVLACAAFGAICGSSVATAATITGVALPEMKRHGYSGRLATGTLAAAGTLGILIPPSVPLVIYAILTEQNLAKLFAAAMIPGIIAMFGYMAAIAVYVRMVPGQAPEVDKESARLTLSGLKGIAPIVAIFLLVFGGIYGGFFTPTEGAAVGAASTFVAALLKREITWAKFKQCFYATAESSAMIFLIFIGADLMNSALALTQVPNQLAALVGSWGLSPLMVVAAILLFYVVLGAVMDELSMILLTIPIFFPMVMGLDFGMPKESVAIWFGIMVLMVVEFGLLAPPVGLNVYVVNGMAKDVPIAESYRGVMPFLVSDTLRTLLLLFFPGISLWLVQYLN; this is encoded by the coding sequence ATGAGCGCCCTCACGCTGACCCTGCTCATCTTCGGCCTGATGCTGGCCTTCATGGCGATCCGCGTCCCGATCTCGATTGCCATGTTCGTCGCCGGTGCGGCAGGCTACGTGGTGCAAACGGGCTGGGCACCCTTTGCCAACTTCCTGAACAACCAGGCCTTCGCGCGCTTTGCCAGCTACGACCTGTCGGTCATCCCGCTGTTCATCCTGATGGGCCACTTTGCCACGCAGGGCGGCATCAGCAAGGCGCTGTTCGAATTCGCCGCCGGGGTGATGGGCCGCTTCAAAGGCGGCCTCGCGATGGCGGCCGTGCTGGCCTGCGCAGCGTTCGGCGCCATCTGCGGCTCGTCCGTGGCCACGGCCGCCACCATCACCGGCGTGGCCCTGCCCGAGATGAAGCGCCACGGCTATTCCGGGCGGCTGGCCACCGGCACGCTGGCTGCCGCGGGCACACTCGGCATCCTGATCCCGCCGTCGGTGCCGCTCGTGATCTATGCCATCCTGACCGAGCAGAACCTGGCCAAGCTGTTCGCCGCGGCAATGATCCCGGGCATCATCGCGATGTTCGGCTACATGGCGGCCATCGCGGTCTACGTGCGCATGGTGCCGGGCCAGGCGCCCGAAGTGGACAAGGAAAGCGCCCGGCTCACGCTGAGCGGGCTCAAGGGCATCGCGCCCATCGTCGCGATCTTCTTGCTGGTGTTTGGCGGCATCTACGGCGGCTTCTTCACGCCGACCGAGGGCGCCGCCGTCGGCGCGGCCTCCACCTTCGTGGCGGCCCTGCTCAAGCGCGAGATCACCTGGGCCAAGTTCAAGCAGTGCTTCTATGCCACGGCCGAGAGCTCGGCCATGATCTTCCTGATCTTCATCGGCGCCGACCTGATGAACTCCGCGCTGGCCCTGACCCAGGTTCCCAACCAGCTGGCCGCGCTGGTCGGCAGCTGGGGCCTGTCGCCGCTCATGGTGGTAGCGGCCATTCTGCTGTTCTACGTGGTGCTGGGCGCGGTGATGGACGAGCTGAGCATGATCCTGCTGACCATCCCGATCTTCTTCCCCATGGTCATGGGTCTGGACTTCGGCATGCCCAAGGAATCGGTCGCCATCTGGTTCGGCATCATGGTGCTGATGGTGGTGGAGTTCGGCCTGCTCGCCCCTCCGGTGGGCCTGAATGTCTATGTGGTCAACGGCATGGCCAAGGACGTTCCCATTGCCGAGAGCTACCGCGGCGTGATGCCCTTCCTCGTCAGCGACACGCTGCGCACGCTGCTGCTGCTGTTCTTCCCGGGCATCTCCCTCTGGCTGGTGCAGTACCTGAATTAG
- a CDS encoding TRAP transporter substrate-binding protein: MIQRRTLLQSGAAAALGAPALTGLAQQTVTLKFHTFMAPQSNVWLSMHKPWMEKVEKESNGRIKFEGYPAMQLGGTPVQLYDQAKDGVVDVVWTLPGNTAGRFPRVEVFELPFMMTNAEATSKAYWEYCQTVAADEFKDVQVLALQVHGPGVIHTSDKPVHSVADIKGLKLRAPTRQVTKMLGFLGATPVGMPLPGIPDALSKGTINGCVIPWEVVPSVKVHELTKYHAEFDPAGGCLYTTTFVMAMNKAKYNSLPPDLKKVIDNNSGMATSAWLGKTQQGNDPVGRKSASERNNTIFTINAAEAQQFRRTSRFVEIEWVEDLKKRGYDGYKLLETARALIDKHTKTAKA; this comes from the coding sequence ATGATTCAACGACGTACCCTTCTTCAGTCCGGCGCCGCTGCGGCCCTGGGCGCGCCCGCGCTGACCGGGCTGGCCCAGCAGACCGTCACGCTCAAGTTCCACACGTTCATGGCGCCGCAGTCCAATGTGTGGCTGTCCATGCACAAGCCCTGGATGGAGAAGGTCGAGAAGGAATCGAACGGCCGCATCAAGTTCGAGGGCTATCCCGCCATGCAGCTGGGCGGCACGCCGGTGCAGCTCTACGACCAGGCCAAGGACGGCGTGGTGGACGTGGTCTGGACCTTGCCGGGCAACACCGCCGGGCGCTTCCCGCGCGTGGAGGTGTTCGAGCTGCCGTTCATGATGACCAATGCCGAGGCCACCTCCAAGGCCTACTGGGAGTATTGCCAGACCGTGGCCGCGGACGAGTTCAAGGACGTTCAGGTACTGGCGCTGCAGGTCCACGGCCCGGGCGTCATCCACACGTCCGACAAGCCCGTGCATTCGGTGGCCGACATCAAGGGCCTGAAGCTGCGCGCCCCGACCCGCCAAGTCACCAAGATGCTGGGCTTCCTGGGCGCCACGCCGGTGGGCATGCCGCTGCCGGGCATTCCCGATGCACTGTCCAAGGGCACGATCAATGGCTGCGTCATCCCCTGGGAAGTCGTGCCCTCGGTCAAGGTGCATGAACTCACCAAGTACCATGCCGAATTCGACCCGGCCGGCGGCTGCCTCTACACCACCACCTTCGTGATGGCGATGAACAAGGCCAAGTACAACTCGCTGCCGCCGGACCTGAAGAAGGTCATCGACAACAATTCCGGCATGGCCACCTCGGCCTGGCTGGGCAAGACACAGCAGGGCAACGACCCGGTAGGCCGCAAGTCCGCCAGCGAGCGCAACAACACCATCTTCACGATCAATGCCGCCGAGGCGCAGCAGTTCCGGCGCACCTCGCGCTTCGTCGAGATCGAATGGGTGGAAGACCTCAAGAAACGCGGCTACGACGGCTACAAGCTGCTTGAAACCGCCCGCGCACTGATCGACAAGCACACCAAGACGGCCAAGGCCTGA
- a CDS encoding NUDIX hydrolase: MMFRSPIKHCKNCGTAVVYRIPDDGDTRERAVCPACATIHYENPLNVVGTVPHLGDRVLLCKRNIEPRWGKWTLPAGFMELGETTAQGAARETDEEAGAQFEMEALFSVMNVARVGQVHLFYRARLLSEHFKPGHETIEARLFTEAEIPWDEIAFKTVKETLACYFSDRRSGQFSVHNLDIV, translated from the coding sequence ATGATGTTTCGCAGCCCCATCAAGCACTGCAAGAACTGCGGCACGGCCGTCGTCTACCGCATTCCGGACGATGGGGACACCCGGGAACGCGCCGTCTGTCCGGCCTGCGCCACCATCCACTACGAGAACCCGCTCAACGTCGTCGGCACCGTCCCGCATCTGGGCGATCGCGTGCTCCTGTGCAAGCGCAACATCGAGCCGCGCTGGGGCAAATGGACGCTGCCCGCCGGCTTCATGGAGCTTGGCGAGACCACCGCGCAGGGCGCCGCGCGCGAAACCGACGAAGAAGCCGGCGCCCAGTTCGAAATGGAAGCCCTGTTCAGCGTGATGAACGTGGCGCGCGTGGGCCAGGTCCACCTGTTCTACCGTGCCCGGCTGCTCAGCGAGCATTTCAAGCCGGGACACGAGACCATCGAGGCCCGCCTGTTCACCGAGGCCGAAATTCCCTGGGACGAGATCGCCTTCAAGACCGTCAAGGAAACGCTGGCGTGCTACTTCTCGGACCGCCGCAGCGGGCAGTTTTCGGTGCACAACCTCGACATCGTCTGA
- a CDS encoding serine/threonine-protein kinase produces the protein MSLKKLGRYDLVRVLGKGAMGIVYEGRDPNLDRRVAIKTVKVENLSDEAAAEYELRFRTEARSAARLQHPHIVSVYDSDRDGDTAFLVMEYIQGDDLKHHLDKGVRYSLGQTLEMVCDLLDALDYAHRQGIVHRDIKPANMLIEASGRIKLTDFGVARIQDSGEATRTRGAIVGTLKYMSPEQVRGLQVDARTDLFSAGVVLYQLLTDRRPFDGDNDFSIIHRIINHTPEPPSEFNAGLPHAMDAVMAKALAKNRDERYASAGEFAEALRAAARQVENTTFMPPVDPLKQLADEAASMGMAGAATASAGHATGSAASATSASASTVTQELELVYWKDVKDSTDPAELQVFLRKFPSGIYAELADRRLKKLLGSSPQDAGEATRTLFEPRDGGAAPSEADVHQAMAASASPQAPGPAAAPARKPWVIALASLAMLVLAGSTAWFALKADGEPSHTAGDRPAGPASAARTAGADEVASGGPVAALPVEPAVSSAATAASADKPKGAASQAAMRSPKASAPALADRSEGAKPVPAPVRREAESKAATLVAGASAPAASPRDACENRLLLAFQICMAEQCAKPAFQSHPICVERQEMDRKRRESQMQN, from the coding sequence GCTTTCGCACGGAGGCGCGTTCCGCGGCACGGCTGCAGCATCCCCACATCGTCAGCGTCTACGACTCGGACCGCGACGGCGACACCGCCTTTCTCGTCATGGAGTACATCCAGGGCGACGACCTGAAGCACCATCTGGACAAGGGTGTCCGCTACTCGCTGGGCCAGACGCTGGAGATGGTTTGCGACCTGTTGGACGCGCTGGACTATGCGCACAGGCAGGGCATCGTGCACCGCGACATCAAGCCCGCGAACATGCTGATCGAGGCCAGCGGTCGCATCAAGCTCACCGATTTCGGCGTGGCCCGCATCCAGGACTCCGGCGAGGCCACGCGGACCCGGGGTGCCATTGTCGGGACATTGAAGTACATGTCGCCCGAGCAGGTTCGCGGCTTGCAGGTGGACGCGCGTACCGACCTGTTCTCGGCGGGCGTCGTTCTCTACCAGTTGCTCACCGACAGGCGGCCATTCGATGGCGACAACGATTTTTCCATCATCCATCGCATCATCAACCACACGCCCGAACCCCCCAGCGAGTTCAACGCCGGGTTGCCGCACGCGATGGATGCGGTCATGGCGAAGGCGTTGGCGAAGAACCGCGACGAGCGTTATGCCTCTGCCGGTGAATTCGCCGAGGCCTTGCGGGCGGCGGCCCGGCAGGTGGAAAACACCACCTTCATGCCACCCGTCGATCCCTTGAAGCAACTCGCCGATGAGGCCGCGAGCATGGGCATGGCAGGCGCGGCCACGGCGAGTGCCGGCCACGCCACCGGCTCGGCCGCCTCGGCCACGAGCGCCAGCGCCAGCACCGTGACGCAGGAACTCGAACTGGTCTATTGGAAGGACGTCAAGGATTCAACCGATCCTGCAGAGCTCCAGGTCTTTCTGCGCAAGTTCCCCTCGGGCATCTATGCCGAGCTGGCCGACCGGCGCTTGAAGAAGTTGCTCGGCAGTTCGCCACAGGACGCCGGGGAAGCGACACGTACCTTGTTCGAGCCAAGAGACGGGGGCGCCGCGCCTTCGGAGGCCGATGTCCACCAGGCGATGGCCGCCTCCGCTTCGCCCCAGGCGCCAGGCCCAGCGGCAGCGCCGGCCCGCAAGCCCTGGGTCATCGCGCTGGCGTCGCTGGCGATGCTGGTGTTGGCCGGCTCCACGGCCTGGTTCGCGCTCAAGGCGGATGGAGAGCCAAGCCATACCGCCGGCGACAGGCCTGCCGGCCCCGCATCGGCCGCGCGCACGGCCGGCGCCGACGAAGTGGCGTCTGGCGGCCCGGTGGCGGCGCTGCCTGTCGAGCCCGCGGTATCGAGCGCTGCCACGGCGGCTTCTGCAGACAAACCGAAGGGAGCGGCCAGCCAGGCTGCCATGCGCTCACCCAAAGCGAGCGCGCCGGCACTTGCCGATCGCAGCGAAGGGGCCAAGCCCGTGCCGGCACCGGTGCGCCGAGAGGCGGAGTCCAAGGCCGCGACGCTGGTGGCCGGTGCGTCAGCGCCTGCGGCCAGTCCGCGCGATGCCTGCGAAAACCGCTTGCTGCTGGCCTTTCAGATCTGCATGGCCGAGCAATGCGCGAAGCCGGCATTCCAATCCCATCCCATTTGCGTCGAGCGCCAGGAGATGGACCGCAAGCGGCGAGAGAGCCAGATGCAGAACTGA